In the Streptomyces sp. NBC_00525 genome, one interval contains:
- a CDS encoding DUF461 domain-containing protein → MSRSLRHGALAATAIAFSITALSACAAGNNAATLGVRPDNASTQSGAIKVQNVNVITQAKAKAGARGPAAVTATVFNAGPKAETLESITLTGGSGSVRLHAAEGSGPVVVPAGGRVILGGQGNASAVIENGDEAPKDGDVQPLVFNFSETGEVSLGASVVPSSGYFKDFGPSALPEPPQAPEASPSASATGSAAPDASTTPSGESSAS, encoded by the coding sequence GTGAGCCGCAGCCTTCGACACGGCGCTCTCGCCGCCACTGCCATCGCGTTCTCGATCACCGCGCTCTCCGCGTGCGCCGCGGGCAACAACGCGGCGACGCTCGGAGTCCGGCCGGACAACGCGTCCACCCAGTCCGGCGCGATCAAGGTCCAGAACGTCAACGTCATCACCCAGGCCAAGGCCAAGGCCGGCGCCCGGGGCCCGGCGGCCGTCACCGCCACGGTCTTCAACGCCGGTCCCAAGGCCGAGACCCTCGAATCCATCACCCTGACCGGTGGCAGCGGCTCGGTGCGGCTGCACGCCGCCGAGGGCTCCGGCCCGGTCGTCGTCCCGGCCGGTGGCCGGGTCATCCTCGGCGGCCAGGGCAACGCCTCCGCCGTCATCGAGAACGGCGACGAGGCCCCGAAGGACGGCGACGTCCAGCCCCTGGTCTTCAACTTCAGCGAGACGGGCGAGGTCTCCCTCGGCGCCTCCGTCGTCCCGTCGTCCGGCTACTTCAAGGACTTCGGCCCCAGCGCGCTGCCCGAGCCCCCGCAGGCGCCGGAGGCCTCGCCGTCCGCCTCCGCGACCGGCTCCGCCGCTCCCGACGCCTCCACCACCCCGTCCGGCGAGTCCTCGGCGAGCTGA